The proteins below are encoded in one region of Euryarchaeota archaeon:
- a CDS encoding MBL fold metallo-hydrolase — translation MKMHFLGGSAEVGRLGMVLDADGTRLLFDYGIAPTDPPKYPVPAPPVDAALLSHAHLDHSGMMAALAGDQGVPIYATGPTRPLTELLARDSLKVCRIEGYPQPYSMADIETMGEVFETVPLSEDFDVGTLSIHGESAGHIPGSAMFVVDGGRERVVFTGDINVIDTNLMKGARPVDCDTLVIESTYSGREHPDRKTLQQRFLARIGEVRDAGGIVIVPAFATGRTQELLMMLSGSGYEVWLDGMGKQVTEMMLDDASDLRDARALRKAAGEANFVTNPHRRHLAMSGDVIVTTSGMLEGGPVLNYIERFHNDPKSAIFMTGYQVRGTNGRMLIDDGVIDIRGVKEKVNCQVEFFDFSAHAGHDELVRYIEECGPKRVVLFHGDSREPLADELRKRGFEVLLPQTGEMMDIA, via the coding sequence ATGAAGATGCATTTTCTCGGCGGCTCCGCCGAAGTGGGCCGCCTAGGCATGGTGCTCGACGCCGACGGCACGCGGCTTCTCTTCGACTACGGGATTGCCCCGACCGACCCGCCGAAGTACCCGGTGCCGGCGCCGCCGGTTGATGCGGCGCTCCTGAGCCACGCGCACCTTGACCATTCTGGGATGATGGCGGCACTTGCCGGCGACCAGGGTGTGCCCATATACGCAACGGGGCCGACGCGACCGCTCACGGAACTCCTCGCCAGGGACAGCCTGAAAGTCTGCCGCATCGAAGGCTACCCCCAGCCATACTCCATGGCCGACATCGAGACCATGGGCGAGGTCTTCGAGACCGTCCCCCTCTCCGAAGACTTCGACGTCGGGACGCTCTCGATCCACGGGGAGAGCGCAGGGCACATCCCTGGAAGCGCCATGTTCGTAGTGGACGGGGGCCGCGAGCGCGTCGTCTTCACCGGCGACATCAACGTCATCGACACGAACCTCATGAAGGGCGCCCGCCCGGTGGATTGCGACACGCTGGTCATCGAGTCGACCTATTCCGGGCGGGAGCATCCGGACAGGAAGACGTTGCAGCAGCGCTTCCTGGCCCGGATCGGCGAAGTCAGGGACGCGGGCGGCATAGTGATCGTCCCGGCGTTCGCCACGGGCCGCACCCAGGAGCTTCTCATGATGCTGTCGGGGAGCGGTTACGAGGTCTGGCTCGACGGCATGGGTAAGCAGGTGACGGAGATGATGCTCGACGACGCCTCCGACCTTCGCGACGCGAGGGCGCTCCGGAAGGCCGCGGGGGAGGCGAATTTCGTCACGAACCCCCACAGGCGGCACCTCGCCATGTCGGGCGACGTCATCGTCACGACGTCCGGAATGCTCGAAGGGGGGCCGGTGCTCAACTACATCGAGCGGTTCCACAACGACCCGAAGAGCGCGATATTCATGACGGGTTACCAGGTGCGCGGCACGAATGGGCGGATGCTCATCGACGACGGTGTCATCGACATCCGGGGTGTCAAGGAGAAGGTGAATTGCCAGGTAGAGTTCTTCGACTTCTCGGCGCACGCGGGCCACGACGAGTTGGTGCGCTACATCGAGGAGTGCGGCCCGAAACGCGTCGTGCTGTTCCATGGGGACAGCCGCGAGCCTCTTGCCGACGAATTACGCAAGCGCGGCTTCGAGGTGCTTCTTCCCCAGACGGGCGAGATGATGGACATCGCGTAA